Genomic window (Gelria sp. Kuro-4):
CTTTCCCGAGGAGCTGGAGATCACCTCGCTTGTTGCCGGTCATAACGTCGAAGTGTTGGCCGAGCAGGTTAAGCGCTGCCACGCGCGCCTGGCCGTGGTGGCCGACGAAGGGCGCTGGCGCGAGCTCAAGGAACTCTTGGCGGGGGTGCCGGTCGAGGTGCTGGCGGGTGAAGAGGGGCTGGCCGCGGCGGTGGAGGACGAGAGCGATCTCGTTTTGGCCGCCATAGTGGGCGTCGCCGGCCTCAAACCCACGCTGGCCGCTCTGCGCGCAGGCAAGGATGTTGCCTTGGCCAACAAGGAGACCATGGTGACGGCAGGGCCCCTGGTGAGGGCCGAAGCGCGGCAGCGGGGAGCCAAAATCCTCCCGGTGGACAGCGAGCACTCCGCCATCTTCCAGTGCCTTCAAGCGGGGGCACCGCGCGAGGTAAGACGGTTGCTTCTTACGGCTTCGGGCGGTCCTTTCCGCACCTGGCCCAAAGAGAAACTAGCGCGGGTAACGGCGGCCGAAGCGCTGCGGCACCCCAACTGGCGCATGGGCGCCAAAATAACGGTCGATTCGGCCACCCTGATGAACAAGGGGCTGGAGGTTATCGAGGCCCGGTGGCTCTTTGACGTGCCCCTGGAGCGGATAGAGGTGCTCGTTCACCCGGAGAGCATCGTTCATTCGCTGGTGGAATTCGTCGACGGGGCGGTGGTGGCGCAACTCGGCCCGCCCGATATGCGCCTGCCCATCCAGTACGCCCTGCTTTACCCACGCCGCCTGGCGTCTCCCTGGCCGCGCCTGGACCTGACAGGCCGCGCCTTAACCTTTGCCGCCCCGGACGGCGACCGTTTTCCCTGCCTGGTGCTGGCCCGCACGGCGGCGGAAAAGGGGGGCACCTTCCCGGCCGTCCTGAGCGGGGCCAATGAAGTGGCGGTAGCCGAGTTCCTGGCCGGCCGGCTGAGCTTCCCGGGGATAGCGCAGGTGGTGGAGCAGGTGCTCGCAAGCCACCTGCCGGTGGCGGAGCCCGACCTGACCCAGGTGCTGGCTGCTGATGCCTGGGCGCGCGAAAAAGCCCGGGCGGTAATACGGGAAGGAGTGGGACGCCTGTGAGGACAGCCCTGGCCTTCATCTTCGTTTTCGGGCTGCTCACCATCTTTCACGAACTGGGGCATTTTCTTGCGGCGAAACGCGTGGGCATCCTGGTGGAGGAGTTCGGCGTCGGGCTTGGCCCCCAGCTCTGGGCGCACCGCTGGGGAGAAACGCGCTATTCGGTGCGCCTCTTCCCCCTGGGAGGATTTGTTAGGATGCTTGGCGAAGAAGAAGGAACGGAAGAGTCCGAACGCTCGTTTCGCCGGCAGTCTGTTCTGAGCCGCCTGCTGGTGATCGGCGCCGGGCCGGTGATGAATTTTGTCCTGGCCGCCGTGCTGTTTGCGCTGATCTTTTTTGTGGCGGGTGTTCCCGCGGCCGGAACCAGGATCGCAGGCGTGGTGAGCGGGCAGCCGGCGGCGATTGCCGGGCTGAAGGCGGGCGATGTGATCGTGGGCATTGACGGGGAGCCGGTTCGTACCTGGGAGCAGGTGGTCAGCGGCATTTCCCGGCGGGCTGGGCAGGAAACCCGGATCACGGTACGGCGCGCCGGCAGGGAGCTGACCTTTTCCCTGGTACCGCGCCCGGCGGAAGGGGAAGGCGGGCGCGGCGTCATCGGTATCCAGCGGGTCATGGAGCGCTACCGTCCCTTTCTCTCCTTATACTGGGGCGCACGGCAGACCGTAGGTACTACCCTTTTTATCCTCGTGCGCCTGGGGCAGATGATTATGCAGCGCGCACCGGCCGACGTGGCCGGCCCCGTGGGCATCGTCCAGGTGGTGGGCGAGGTGGCCCGCACCGGACTTATCAATCTCCTGTCGCTGGCCGGCCTGCTCAGCGTCAACCTGGGCCTTTTCAACCTGTTTCCGATTCCGCTCCTGGACGGCGGGCAGCTCGTTATAATCAGTTGGGAAGGCCTGCGGGGTGAACCGCTGGGCCCGGAGCGGGAAGGCCTGGTTAAGCTCATCGGCGTCATCCTGCTCCTCGCCATCCTCGTTTTGGCCACGTATCAGGACTTGCTCCGTTTGGGGGTGTAGAAGGTGGAAAAACGGCGTTACAGCCGGCCGGTACAGGTGGGCCCGGTGACGGTGGGCGGCCTGGCCCCCGTTTCGGTCCAGTCGATGACCAACACCGATACCCGGGACGTCAAGGCGACGGAGCGGCAGATCGCGGCGCTGGCGGCCGCGGGCTGCGAGATTGTCCGGGTGGCCGTCCCCGACCAAGAAGCGGCGGCGGCGCTCGGGGAGCTCTGCCGGAAGGCACCGGTGCCGCTGGTCGCCGATATCCACTTTGACTACCGCCTGGCATTGGCGGCGCTTAAAGCCGGGGTTGCGGGACTGCGCCTGAACCCGGGAAACATCGGCGGGCCGGAACGCGTGCGGGCCGTGGCCCAGGCAGCCAGAGAACGCGGGGTTCCGATCCGCATCGGGGTTAACGCCGGATCTTTAGAAAAGAGCCTGCGGGAACGCTATGGCGGGGTCACGCCGGAGGGCATGGTGGAAAGCGCCCTGCGCCAGGCGGCGCTCCTGGAAGAGGAAGGGCAGCAGGCCATAATCCTTTCCCTCAAGGCCTCCGACGTTCCCTTGACCATGGCAGCCTACAAGTTGGCTGCTGAGCGCTGCACCTACCCGTTGCACCTGGGCATCACCGAGGCCGGTACTCCCTGGCGGGGTACGATTCGCAGCGCCGTCGGCCTGGGAGCACTGCTGGCGGAAGGCATCGGTGATACCATCCGCGTTTCCCTGACCGGCGATCCGGTGGAAGAGGTACGGGTGGGGTACGAGATTCTAAAGGCCTTAAACCTCCGGGAACACGGCCCCGTCCTCATCTCCTGCCCTACCTGCGGGCGTTGTCGGATCGACCTTGTCCGGCTGGCCGAGGAGGTCGAAAGGGCCGTGGCCGGCCTGGCACTGCCGCTCAAGATTGCGGTGATGGGCTGCGCGGTCAACGGACCGGGTGAAGCGGCCGAGGCGGACTTCGGCATCGCAGGCGGGCGGGGAGCCGGTTTGATTTTCCGCCGGGGAGAGATCGTGCGCAAGGTTCCAGAGGCGGAGCTTGTCCCGGCGCTGCTGGCAGAAATTGAAGCTGCCTACCCGGGAGCGCTCCAAGAGCGAAGAAATTCCGGAGCGGCGGGGTAGCCCAAGCGCCCCGGCGCCGGCAGAAAACGCGAGCGATAAGTGAGGAGGATGCCAGCGTGCGCATGTCCAAGTTGTTTGCCCCTACCCTGCGCGAAGTGCCGGCCGAGGCTGAGGTGATCAGCCACCAGTTGCTGCTGCGTGCAGGCTACATCCGCAAGACGGCGGCGGGGGTCTACTCGTACCTGCCCCTGGCCTGGCGCGTACTGCGCAAAATAGAGGAGATCGTCCGCCAGGAAATGGACCGGGCGGGCGGCCAGGAAGTCCTGCTGCCGACCCTGCACCCGGCGGAGATCTGGCAGGAGTCCGGCCGCTGGGATGTTTACGGCAAGGAGCTCTTCCGCTTGAAGGACCGGCACGACCGGGACTTTTGCTTAGGACCGACGCATGAAGAGATTGTCACCGACCTGGTGCGCCGGGAGATAAGCTCCTATCGTGACCTACCCAAACTGCTGTATCAGATCCAGACCAAAGCGCGCGATGAGATCCGGCCTCGCTTAGGCCTTATCCGTTGCCGTGAGTTTATCATGAAGGACCTGTACAGCTTTGACCGCGACCAGGAGGGCTTGGAGCAAAGCTACCGCACCATGTACCGTGCCTACCAACGCGTTTTTACCCGCTGCGGGCTCAGCTTTAAGGCCGTAGAGGCCGATAGCGGGGCCATCGGCGGCAAGGACTCACACGAGTTCATGGTACTGGCCGATACCGGGGAAGGGGTCATCGCGTACTGCGACGTCTGCGATTACGCCGCCAACCTGGAGCGGGCGGTGGCCGGCGGGAAGGCGGCACCGGCCGCCGAAGCAGCCGAAGAGCTCCGGCCGGTGGCGACGCCGGGCCGGCACAGCGTGGAGGAGGTCACGGCCTATCTAGGGGTGCCGGCGGAGCGCTTGGTAAAAACGCTGATTTACCGGGCTATCTACCGCGACCGGGAAGAACCCGTGGCTGTGCTGGTGCGCGGTGACCGGGAAGTAAACGAAACCAAGCTCAAGAACACGTTGGATGCCCTCTTTGTTGAACTGGCGGACGCCGCCCTGGTGGAGCAGGTCACCGGCGCGCCGGTGGGCTTCGCCGGCCCGGTTGGCCTGAAGGTACGCCTTCTGGCCGACCCGGAGGCGGTGCAGGTGGTCAACGCGGTTGTGGGCGGCAACAAAGCCGACCTGCACCTGGTCAACGTCAATTACGGCCGGGATTATGAGGCTGCTGTGGTGGCCGACCTTCATAATGTCTCTTCCGGGGACCCGTGCCCCCGTTGTGGTGCGGCGCTTAAGACCACCCGGGGTATTGAGGTGGGTCACATCTTCAAACTGGGCACCAAGTACAGCGAGGCGCTGGGCGCCACTTACCTGGGAGAGGACGGGCAGGAACGTTTCATCGTCATGGGTTCGTACGGGATCGGCATACCGCGGACCATGGCCGCCGCCGTGGAGCAGAACCACGATGCGGACGGCATCATCTGGCCGTTCCCCATTGCGCCCTACCACGTGGTCATTGTGCCGGTGAACTATGCGGTCCCCGAGCAGCGGGCCCTGGCCGAGGCCCTCTACCGGGAGCTTACGGCAGCGGGGGTGGAGACGCTCATCGACGACCGCGACGAGAGGGCGGGGGTTAAGTTCAAAGATGCAGACCTGATGGGCTTTCCGCTCCGCATCACGGTGGGCCCGCGGGCGCTCAAAGAGGGAAAGGTGGAGCTGCGCCGGCGTGCCAGCGGCACCGTGAGCCTGCTTGCACAAGCGGATGTGGTGGCGGCGGTCCAGGCGGAGATTGCCGCCGGCTATCCGCAGGCGGGCGAGGAAGAAGACAGCGCCGGGGTAAGGTGAAATGAAGATCGCGGCCATTGTTCCAGCCTATAATGAAGCAGGGCGGATCGGCCATGTGGTGGCGACGGTCGAACGCGTGCAGGAAATAGCGGAAATCATCGTGGTGGACGACGGATCCACCGACGGGACGGCCAGGGAGGCAGCCCAAGCGGGAAGCCGGGTGACGGTGGTAAAACTGCCTGCGAACCAGGGGAAAGGCGCGGCGCTCTTGGCCGGCGTTCAGGCAACGGACGCCGATATTCTGCTGTTTCTGGACGCCGACCTCTTAGGGCTTACGCCGGCCCACATCCGGGAGCTTGTCCTGCCGGTACTGCGCGGCGAGAGCGAGATGGCGATGGCCGTCTTCGCCGGGGGCCGCTTGGCGACGGACCTGGCGCAGAAGATCGCCCCTTTCCTTTCCGGGCAGCGGGCCTTGCGGCGCAGCCTCTTGGCGCGCGTACCTTCCCTGGCACTGAGCCGTTTTGGCGTGGAGATGGCCCTGACGCAGTTTGTGCGCGATGAGGGTATCCCGGTCCGGCGCATCCCCTGGCGGGATGTCACCCACGTGATGAAGGAAGAGAAACTGGGGCTGGCCAAGGGCTTCGGCGCACGCCTCAAGATGTATTGGGAGATCCTGCACAGCCTTAGACTCGGAAGACTCAAACGGGGCAGGGGATAAGTATGGACCTCGGCGAAAGTGAACTCTTGCTCCGGTTAGGGGTGGCGTTTCTCTTGGGCGGAGCGATCGGCCTGGAACGCGAGAGCGCCCACCGGCCTGCCGGCTTCCGGACCCACACCCTGGTGGGGGTGGGAGCGGCGCTGGTGATGGTGCTGTCGCTTTCCATCACCGGGGCGGACCCGGCCCGGCTGGCGGCCCAGGTGGTGAGCGGCATCGGCTTTCTCGGAGCCGGCACCATCCTGCACGAGGGGCCGACCATCCGTGGCCTTACCACGGCTGCCAGCCTTTGGGTGGTGGGGGCCATCGGTCTGGCCTGCGGTGCCGGTTTTTACCTCGGCGCTGGGGTGGCCGCCGCTTTAGTGGTGATTGCCCTGGTGCCCTTAGTGCGGCTGGAACGCTGGGTTGGGGGCAAACGCGAGCGCAAAGTACTGCGCCTCGAGATGGAAGACCGGCCGGGGCAGTTGGGCCAAGTAGGCCAGGTGCTGGGGCGCCTGGGCATCAGCATTAAGGGTGTGGAAATGGAGGAGGCCGGAAGGCGCGGGCGGCTCAATGTCGACCTCACCGTTCGCATTCCGCCGGGGGTTCCTGTGGAGAGAGCCATCACCGAGCTTGGTCAAGTTGCTGGGGTGCATGCGGTGATAAGCGATGATTAATAAGGAAGGGTTGAGCTGGCAGCAGCTGGTGGAGCGGCTGGCGGTGGACCAGGAGCTCAAGAACAGGCTCCTCGTCACTTCCCTCGCAGGCGTTACGGTGAGCCCTGATGGCCGGCGCTGGGTTCTTACCTTGCAGGGCCCATGCGCGTTGCCGGCGGCGTCGCTCCACAAGGTGGAAGACGCGGTGACCTCCCTGGCGCCCAGCCGGCCTGCGGTGAAGATAGAATTCATCCGGCGCGAAACTGTTGTGGATGTCGGCGCGGTGTGGCCGGCGATTACGGCTGAGTTGATACGGGAGATGCCTTTTTTGCACGGCTGGCTGGAAAACGCGGACTGGGAGCTGGCCGACGGCGTCTTTTCGCTGCGGCTGGGCAACAGATTCGCAGCGCACCTGTTTAACGAGCGCGGGGGAGCTGCCGTGCTGCGCAACCTGCTCGCGGCCCACACCGGCAGCGTCTACCAGGTGGAGGTGGTCGGGGAAGAGGGTGGAGAACCGCCGCAATTCGAGACGCAGCCTGAGGATGAGCTGAAGCAGTACATCGAGGAAATCCAGGAAGCAGCGCGCAAAGAGAGCCCTGCGGGCGGCGGCGAGAACACCTCCGAAGTGGTAACCGGGGAGCCCATCAGTGCGGCCCCTGTGCCCCTGGCGGAGCTCAGGGAGCTCGGCAGCTCCGTTGTGGTGGAGGGCTGGGTCACCCAGGCCGAAGTGCAGAAGACCAAGAAGGGCAAAACCCTCCTGGCATTTGATCTTGCCGACGAAACCGATGCCGTTTCGGTCAAGGTGCTGCTGAAGAAAAAGGCCGAGGAAGAGGCGGCGGCCCAAGTGGGCCCCGGCCGCTGGCTCCGCGTCAAGGGGGAGCTCACCTTCGACCGCTTTGCGGGAGAAGAGATCATCTGGGCGCGTGCCATCCAGCTGGTGCCCCCGCGGGAGGACAGCGATCCAGCTCCGGTAAAGCGGGTTGAACTGCATCTCCACACCCAAATGAGCGCGCTCGACGCGACCACCAAACTCAAGGACCTTTTCGCCACCCTGGCCCGCTGGCAGCACACGGCCGTGGCCATCACCGACCACGGTTCTGTGCAGGCCTTTCCGGAAGCCTACGAGCTGGGCCGGCAGTACGGGATCAAGGTGATTTACGGGCTGGAAGGCTACCTGGTGGAAGACGGCGTAGACCCCCTGGACGATAAGGCACGCGTTTACCACATTGTGGTG
Coding sequences:
- a CDS encoding 1-deoxy-D-xylulose-5-phosphate reductoisomerase translates to MRKLAVFGSTGSIGRQALEVAAAFPEELEITSLVAGHNVEVLAEQVKRCHARLAVVADEGRWRELKELLAGVPVEVLAGEEGLAAAVEDESDLVLAAIVGVAGLKPTLAALRAGKDVALANKETMVTAGPLVRAEARQRGAKILPVDSEHSAIFQCLQAGAPREVRRLLLTASGGPFRTWPKEKLARVTAAEALRHPNWRMGAKITVDSATLMNKGLEVIEARWLFDVPLERIEVLVHPESIVHSLVEFVDGAVVAQLGPPDMRLPIQYALLYPRRLASPWPRLDLTGRALTFAAPDGDRFPCLVLARTAAEKGGTFPAVLSGANEVAVAEFLAGRLSFPGIAQVVEQVLASHLPVAEPDLTQVLAADAWAREKARAVIREGVGRL
- a CDS encoding proline--tRNA ligase, translating into MRMSKLFAPTLREVPAEAEVISHQLLLRAGYIRKTAAGVYSYLPLAWRVLRKIEEIVRQEMDRAGGQEVLLPTLHPAEIWQESGRWDVYGKELFRLKDRHDRDFCLGPTHEEIVTDLVRREISSYRDLPKLLYQIQTKARDEIRPRLGLIRCREFIMKDLYSFDRDQEGLEQSYRTMYRAYQRVFTRCGLSFKAVEADSGAIGGKDSHEFMVLADTGEGVIAYCDVCDYAANLERAVAGGKAAPAAEAAEELRPVATPGRHSVEEVTAYLGVPAERLVKTLIYRAIYRDREEPVAVLVRGDREVNETKLKNTLDALFVELADAALVEQVTGAPVGFAGPVGLKVRLLADPEAVQVVNAVVGGNKADLHLVNVNYGRDYEAAVVADLHNVSSGDPCPRCGAALKTTRGIEVGHIFKLGTKYSEALGATYLGEDGQERFIVMGSYGIGIPRTMAAAVEQNHDADGIIWPFPIAPYHVVIVPVNYAVPEQRALAEALYRELTAAGVETLIDDRDERAGVKFKDADLMGFPLRITVGPRALKEGKVELRRRASGTVSLLAQADVVAAVQAEIAAGYPQAGEEEDSAGVR
- the rseP gene encoding RIP metalloprotease RseP, which produces MRTALAFIFVFGLLTIFHELGHFLAAKRVGILVEEFGVGLGPQLWAHRWGETRYSVRLFPLGGFVRMLGEEEGTEESERSFRRQSVLSRLLVIGAGPVMNFVLAAVLFALIFFVAGVPAAGTRIAGVVSGQPAAIAGLKAGDVIVGIDGEPVRTWEQVVSGISRRAGQETRITVRRAGRELTFSLVPRPAEGEGGRGVIGIQRVMERYRPFLSLYWGARQTVGTTLFILVRLGQMIMQRAPADVAGPVGIVQVVGEVARTGLINLLSLAGLLSVNLGLFNLFPIPLLDGGQLVIISWEGLRGEPLGPEREGLVKLIGVILLLAILVLATYQDLLRLGV
- a CDS encoding glycosyltransferase family 2 protein, giving the protein MKIAAIVPAYNEAGRIGHVVATVERVQEIAEIIVVDDGSTDGTAREAAQAGSRVTVVKLPANQGKGAALLAGVQATDADILLFLDADLLGLTPAHIRELVLPVLRGESEMAMAVFAGGRLATDLAQKIAPFLSGQRALRRSLLARVPSLALSRFGVEMALTQFVRDEGIPVRRIPWRDVTHVMKEEKLGLAKGFGARLKMYWEILHSLRLGRLKRGRG
- the ispG gene encoding flavodoxin-dependent (E)-4-hydroxy-3-methylbut-2-enyl-diphosphate synthase — encoded protein: MEKRRYSRPVQVGPVTVGGLAPVSVQSMTNTDTRDVKATERQIAALAAAGCEIVRVAVPDQEAAAALGELCRKAPVPLVADIHFDYRLALAALKAGVAGLRLNPGNIGGPERVRAVAQAARERGVPIRIGVNAGSLEKSLRERYGGVTPEGMVESALRQAALLEEEGQQAIILSLKASDVPLTMAAYKLAAERCTYPLHLGITEAGTPWRGTIRSAVGLGALLAEGIGDTIRVSLTGDPVEEVRVGYEILKALNLREHGPVLISCPTCGRCRIDLVRLAEEVERAVAGLALPLKIAVMGCAVNGPGEAAEADFGIAGGRGAGLIFRRGEIVRKVPEAELVPALLAEIEAAYPGALQERRNSGAAG
- a CDS encoding MgtC/SapB family protein; the protein is MDLGESELLLRLGVAFLLGGAIGLERESAHRPAGFRTHTLVGVGAALVMVLSLSITGADPARLAAQVVSGIGFLGAGTILHEGPTIRGLTTAASLWVVGAIGLACGAGFYLGAGVAAALVVIALVPLVRLERWVGGKRERKVLRLEMEDRPGQLGQVGQVLGRLGISIKGVEMEEAGRRGRLNVDLTVRIPPGVPVERAITELGQVAGVHAVISDD